In a single window of the Nocardiopsis composta genome:
- a CDS encoding twin-arginine translocase TatA/TatE family subunit, which translates to MGIGGRELLLLLLIALLIFGASRLPALARSLGRSARILKAEAKGLADENDAPEEDGGRPAPAQQQYQAPQQPRQTGPQALPPGAGRDGAVGQEGQASSSQER; encoded by the coding sequence ATGGGAATCGGTGGACGAGAGCTTCTTCTGCTGCTCCTGATCGCACTGCTGATCTTCGGGGCGAGCAGGCTTCCCGCCCTGGCGCGCTCGCTGGGGCGCAGCGCCCGGATCCTGAAGGCCGAGGCCAAGGGGCTCGCCGACGAGAACGACGCGCCCGAGGAGGACGGCGGCCGGCCCGCGCCCGCGCAGCAGCAGTACCAGGCGCCGCAGCAGCCCCGGCAGACCGGGCCGCAGGCGCTTCCGCCGGGGGCCGGCCGCGACGGGGCGGTCGGCCAGGAAGGCCAGGCCTCTTCCAGCCAGGAGCGCTAG
- a CDS encoding siderophore-interacting protein — MPEQRKRKVHTGQVVAVERVTPHMVRVVLGGDGLDGFEMGECTDHYVKLLFTPPGTTYPEPFDLEAIRRDRPRAEWPVTRTYTVRAWDPESRELTIDFVHHGDTGLAGPWASAARPGDRIRMLGPGGGYAPGAEADWHLLAGDESALPAIAASVERLPAGREAHVFVEVAGPEEEQKLAAHSGVRVHWVHRGERRVGEALAAAVRGLDFPEGEVQAFVHGEAGFVKELRRLLRVEHRIPKERLSISGYWRLGRNEDAWQSSKAEWNREVEEEEAAALAG; from the coding sequence GTGCCGGAACAGCGCAAGAGGAAGGTCCACACCGGGCAGGTCGTGGCCGTCGAACGGGTGACCCCGCACATGGTCCGGGTCGTCCTCGGCGGCGACGGGCTGGACGGGTTCGAGATGGGGGAGTGCACCGACCACTACGTGAAGCTGCTCTTCACCCCACCCGGAACCACCTACCCCGAGCCCTTCGACCTGGAGGCGATCCGGCGGGACCGCCCCCGCGCGGAGTGGCCGGTCACCCGCACCTACACCGTCCGCGCCTGGGACCCGGAGTCGCGCGAGCTCACCATCGACTTCGTGCACCACGGCGACACCGGGCTGGCCGGCCCGTGGGCGAGCGCGGCCCGCCCCGGCGACCGGATCCGGATGCTCGGCCCCGGCGGCGGCTACGCCCCCGGCGCCGAGGCCGACTGGCACCTGCTGGCCGGGGACGAGAGCGCGCTGCCGGCCATCGCCGCCTCGGTCGAGCGGCTGCCCGCCGGCCGGGAGGCGCACGTCTTCGTCGAGGTGGCCGGGCCCGAGGAGGAGCAGAAGCTCGCCGCGCACAGCGGCGTGCGGGTGCACTGGGTGCACCGCGGGGAGCGGCGCGTCGGCGAGGCGCTGGCGGCCGCCGTCCGCGGCCTCGACTTCCCCGAGGGGGAGGTGCAGGCGTTCGTGCACGGCGAGGCCGGCTTCGTCAAGGAGCTGCGGCGGCTGCTCCGGGTCGAGCACCGGATCCCCAAGGAGCGGCTCTCCATCTCCGGTTACTGGCGGCTGGGCCGCAACGAGGACGCCTGGCAGTCCTCCAAGGCCGAGTGGAACCGCGAGGTGGAGGAAGAGGAGGCCGCGGCGCTGGCCGGGTGA
- a CDS encoding alpha/beta hydrolase: MFTLTAADGLPVHVNDWVPEGAPRAVVQIAHGLSEHSGRYAPLARALTGRGYAVYANDHRGHGRTMHAGPGVLGEDGWNRLVGDMAALSGEIRERHPGAPLVVLGHSMGSFALQQYLLDHAASVDGAVLCGTAAVDLLFGHLAAVMGPGGIVEVFNAPFAPARTSADWLSRDEAQVDAYLSDPLCGSGLDEQAMLDLYTAAAERLTGTPKLPATPPLYVLVGEADSLNRGLEFSDELVERYRRAGVADLTYRTYPGARHELFNETNREEVVADLLTWLDRVTAGRAR, from the coding sequence TTGTTCACCCTCACCGCGGCGGACGGACTGCCGGTCCACGTGAACGACTGGGTCCCGGAGGGCGCCCCGCGCGCGGTCGTGCAGATCGCGCACGGCCTGAGCGAGCACTCCGGGCGCTACGCCCCGCTCGCCCGGGCGCTGACCGGACGCGGGTACGCGGTCTACGCCAACGACCACCGGGGCCACGGGCGGACCATGCACGCCGGTCCGGGCGTGCTCGGCGAGGACGGCTGGAACCGGCTGGTCGGCGACATGGCGGCGCTGAGCGGGGAGATCCGGGAGCGGCACCCCGGGGCGCCGCTGGTGGTGCTGGGACACAGCATGGGCTCCTTCGCGCTCCAGCAGTACCTGCTCGACCACGCGGCCTCGGTGGACGGCGCGGTGCTGTGCGGAACGGCCGCCGTGGACCTGCTCTTCGGCCACCTGGCCGCGGTCATGGGCCCGGGCGGGATCGTCGAGGTCTTCAACGCCCCCTTCGCGCCGGCCCGCACCTCGGCCGACTGGTTGAGCCGGGACGAGGCGCAGGTCGACGCCTACCTCTCCGACCCGCTCTGCGGCTCCGGCCTGGACGAGCAGGCGATGCTCGACCTGTACACCGCGGCCGCCGAACGCCTCACCGGCACACCGAAGCTCCCCGCGACCCCGCCGCTGTACGTGCTGGTCGGCGAGGCGGACTCGCTCAACCGCGGGCTGGAGTTCAGCGACGAGCTGGTCGAAAGGTACCGCCGGGCCGGCGTCGCCGACCTGACCTACCGGACCTACCCGGGCGCCCGGCACGAGCTGTTCAACGAGACCAACCGGGAGGAGGTCGTCGCCGACCTGCTCACCTGGCTGGACCGGGTCACCGCTGGCCGCGCGCGCTGA